The following are from one region of the Sandaracinus amylolyticus genome:
- a CDS encoding (2Fe-2S) ferredoxin domain-containing protein produces MDGPLFFPTRAHLLLCTGPRCSRRGSTRVFEEAWRTLEARSIAYYKRGGGVRLTESGCLGCCSYGPTLAAYYGDETGALTQAWYVGIDAPSLVRIAEALNEGRTPPDDKRFGPR; encoded by the coding sequence GTGGACGGTCCGCTCTTCTTCCCGACGCGCGCGCACCTGCTGCTGTGCACCGGTCCGCGCTGCTCGCGCCGCGGCAGCACGCGCGTCTTCGAGGAAGCGTGGCGCACGCTCGAGGCGCGCAGCATCGCGTACTACAAGCGCGGCGGCGGCGTGCGACTGACCGAGTCGGGATGCCTCGGGTGCTGCTCCTACGGGCCGACGCTCGCGGCGTATTACGGCGACGAGACGGGAGCGCTCACGCAGGCGTGGTACGTGGGCATCGACGCGCCCTCGCTGGTGCGCATCGCCGAAGCGCTCAACGAGGGGCGCACGCCGCCGGACGACAAGCGCTTCGGGCCTCGTTAG